In the Helianthus annuus cultivar XRQ/B chromosome 11, HanXRQr2.0-SUNRISE, whole genome shotgun sequence genome, one interval contains:
- the LOC110933316 gene encoding uncharacterized protein LOC110933316 encodes MVNGPRYSARDKGKRPFEPAWQEQQVIFPIVRGGPRATRPVVITGIIGHYETEYIFIDPGSTADIIYEQCFNQFDDEEKARLKPVDYPLSGFYNEMVFPLEQISFPVTLSDGKHSRTINVNFMVMPVKSKHDVLIGRETQGEMNMVTSTPHSAIGFPTETGVAIIYAKKEVMAAEDARPVKAPKISTTEPEKWVLNRKYP; translated from the coding sequence ATGGTCAATGGACCAAGATACAGCGCAAGAGACAAAGGCAAGCGCCCATTCGAACCAGCATGGCAAGAGCAACAAGTCATCTTCCCGATAGTACGCGGGGGACCACGCGCCACGCGCCCCGTCGTCATTACTGGCATCATAGGTCACTATGAAACAGAATACATCTTCATCGATCCGGGAAGTACAGCTGATATCATTTATGAACAATGCTTCAATCAGTTTGATGATGAAGAAAAAGCGCGCCTCAAACCTGTTGATTATCCTCTTTCGGGATTCTACAATGAGATGGTCTTCCCACTAGAacagatcagtttccccgtcacgctATCTGACGGGAAACATTCAAGAACTATAAACGTCAACTTCATGGTGATGCCAGTCAAATCAAAGCATGATGTTTTAATTGGGAGAGAAACCCAAGGAGAAATGAACATGGTGACCTCCACACCCCACTCAGCCATTGGCTTCCCAACTGAGACGGGGGTGGCGATTATCTATGCAAAGAAGGAAGTGATGGCAGCTGAGGATGCGCGCCCAGTCAAAGCGCCAAAAATTTCAACAACcgagccagaaaaatgggtctTGAACCGCAAGTACCCATAA
- the LOC110933315 gene encoding uncharacterized protein LOC110933315: protein MVKFNGLTDPDDHVRVFTSVGVMGGQNMPMWCHLFIKTFTGAAHAWFDSLSPGKITSWVDFRTQFVNHFSQQRRYQCDTAKVTDIWRRDNEGLEDFITSFNKECLEIGGVNEQLMRAHFKKAIRCDSLIRTITGKDGMPKEWDKLMEAAKIVAQTEESLAGTKNSYTEDRFSKGSSRDNNRRNKNRNPGWKANQSSSYDERPRFKEDVRDTIDRIGYRKAVRNENREKHWTPLIRTPKEVLMKENHDFKAPKPMTNKKGQDPNLYCNFHKDTGHLTDDCISLR from the coding sequence ATGGTAAAGTTCAATGGTCTAACTGACCCAGACGATCATGTTCGAGTATTTACAAGCGTTGGTGTTATGGGAGGACAGAACATGCCAATGTGGTGCCATCTGTTTATCAAGACCTTCACAGGGGCTGCTCAcgcctggttcgacagccttTCGCCTGGAAAGATCACGTCATGGGTCGACTTCAGAACCCAATTTGTAAATCATTTCAGCCAGCAAAGACGTTATCAGTGCGACACAGCTAAGGTAACAGACATCTGGCGCAGAGACAACGAGGGGCTAGAAGATTTCATCACTAGCTTCAACAAGGAATGTTTAGAGATTGGTGGTGTTAATGAACAATTGATGCGCGCTCACTTCAAGAAAGCCATTCGATGTGATAGTCTCATCAGGACTATCACAGGAAAAGACGGTATGCCCAAGGAATGGGACAAACTCATGGAGGCCGCGAAGATAGTAGCGCAAACCGAAGAATCGTTGGCCGGTACCAAAAACTCTTACACTGAAGATCGTTTTTCCAAGGGAAGCTCGCGCGATAACAACAGGCGGAACAAAAACAGAAACCCTGGGTGGAAAGCAAACCAGTCCAGCAGTTATGATGAAAGGCCTCGCTTTAAAGAAGACGTGCGAGACACAATCGATCGCATCGGTTATCGAAAGGCAGTCAGGAACGAGAATCGAGAaaaacactggactccgctcattaGGACACCGAAAGAGGTGCTCATGAAGGAGAACCATGACTTCAAGGCACCAAAGCCTATGACAAACAAGAAGGGGCAAGATCCAAACCTGTACTGCAATTTTCACAAGGATACAGGTCATCTGACGGATGATTGTATCAGTCTAAGGTAA